DNA from Candidatus Cloacimonas acidaminovorans str. Evry:
AATGCCTGAAATACCTGTTCCTGTTTTTCTAAATAACTTGTTGTTATAGTGTAATACACTTTTTCTTTTCTATTTGATGGCTCTATTTTGTCAAGTTCTTTATCCGCTTCTTTAAAATGAAATGCAGGATAGTTGATAAATTGTTACATATTATAATAAGAGGGTATAATTAAGTCAGGAGTCATTTGCGCCTTGATAACTTTTACCCTGTTGATAATTATATAGGTGCCAATGACTCCATACTTCAAAATGCACCTAAAATTATCCCTTTGTTTCACTTTTAATTACATAGAAAATATCTGATAAACTTTAAACCTACTTCCAGACCTCTTTCCTTTTCTTGACTTGCAAAACAACTTAGAAGTAATCTAAATTTCCATCTCACTCTATCATTATCTTACTATCTAACCCTTTTCCCGAATTGGCATAACAATATACACAGCCATTAGGGCAGGTATTATATTGCCCGATATCTTTACTTTTTATGCAACCGCAGAATTTGCGTTGTCCTTTATCTTTCAATTTTTTATAGCTGTAGGAAGATTTTTCGTTTTTGCCAGTTAAAAAATCTGTCTGGTCAGTGGGCCTATAGCCCAAGAAGTTCATTAATTCAGTATCAGCAGAAAAGAGTTCAATAATCAAGCGGTCATCAATACAGCGGTTATGTTCAATTCCATATTGTTGCAGGTCAATCTTTTCGGCACAGGTAGCTATTTTTAAGTTCCATTTTTGGTTTAGTCGCATCAGTTCCCGGGCAAAATAGTGCATTGTGTTAGTATCAATTTCCTGAATTTTATCGGGTAAAGCATTGAGGTTGCGTTTCACTTTTTGATAAATTTCTATATCTATGAAGCTGATAACTAACCTGTTTGTATATTTATAGAGCTGGTCACCAATATTTTCAATGCGTTTTAAGAGTTCATCGGGCTGCAATTTAGCACTGAGAATAAGAGGATCGAAACGCCAGATAACTTTTTGTTTGCCAATAAGTTCAGAAAGTTCAATAAAGGTATTTAGGCGTTGCTGCAAAGAAGGCAGATTTTTCTCCCAATTTTCCTTTTCATAGTCATTCAGGGTGAATTGAAAATAGTAATTATAACCCTTCTCATCAAAGAAAGAGAGGTTTTTTAGCATAGGAGAAGGATTTTTGCTCCAA
Protein-coding regions in this window:
- a CDS encoding DUF1848 domain-containing protein, with the translated sequence MEPVIISASRATDIPAFYSDWLIARVKEGYLKWKNPFNGQLQDISFAKTRLFVFWSKNPSPMLKNLSFFDEKGYNYYFQFTLNDYEKENWEKNLPSLQQRLNTFIELSELIGKQKVIWRFDPLILSAKLQPDELLKRIENIGDQLYKYTNRLVISFIDIEIYQKVKRNLNALPDKIQEIDTNTMHYFARELMRLNQKWNLKIATCAEKIDLQQYGIEHNRCIDDRLIIELFSADTELMNFLGYRPTDQTDFLTGKNEKSSYSYKKLKDKGQRKFCGCIKSKDIGQYNTCPNGCVYCYANSGKGLDSKIMIE